Proteins encoded in a region of the Paenibacillus sp. E222 genome:
- a CDS encoding thiamine pyrophosphate-binding protein, with protein sequence MKLSDYVVHFIKDQGVSHVFEFIGGAIVHLLDSISKTPEIECISVRHEQGAAFAAEAYARVNGKLGVAMATSGPGSLNLLTGIGSCYFDSVPCLFITGQVNTYEYKFDRPLRQVGFQETDIVSVVKSLTKYAVLITDPKMIRYELEKATYFAQNGRPGPVLIDLPMNLQRADIEPEELPSFFNSEEYELLRQGTASKTIAEEKLNEIIDLISFSKRPLVLAGGGVRSGGAQGELEKFLSLTGIPIVSSLMGLDVVSTEYNRSFGLIGSYGHRYSNLAVANCDLLIILGSRLDSRQTGTRPDTFARAATKIHVDIEACELNAKVHVDIAITASIKVFLTELNIKLANYRKKPLDYWLSFINDQKSKYPTLSFVSEGVEVEPNQFIEKLSLQAGQINTICLDVGQHQMWASQSFKLSSGQRLLNSGGMGAMGFALPAAIGAALSSQKEVLVIAGDGGIQLNIQELDTIVRLDLPVKIVVFNNQSLGMVRQFQDLYMNGRKQSTVNPNPDFGRIFQAYDIPSFSITSMDEIEIMKEFFDTSGPAFLEVLLSSNSEVYPKLVVNRPLEDMFPYLDRQVLKEIMLIDLVDEIDFSS encoded by the coding sequence TTGAAACTATCTGATTATGTAGTTCATTTCATAAAAGATCAAGGCGTTTCTCATGTTTTTGAGTTTATTGGAGGGGCAATTGTTCACCTACTTGATTCAATATCCAAAACTCCTGAGATTGAATGTATTTCAGTGAGACATGAACAAGGGGCAGCATTTGCCGCCGAAGCTTATGCACGTGTGAATGGCAAATTAGGAGTTGCTATGGCAACCAGTGGTCCAGGGTCGTTGAACTTGCTTACAGGAATAGGTAGTTGCTACTTTGATTCCGTTCCTTGTTTATTTATCACTGGTCAGGTTAACACCTATGAATACAAATTCGATAGACCGCTTCGGCAGGTAGGTTTTCAAGAAACCGATATTGTTAGTGTTGTAAAATCCCTCACTAAATATGCTGTGCTAATTACTGATCCAAAAATGATCAGATATGAGCTTGAAAAAGCCACCTATTTTGCTCAAAATGGACGTCCAGGACCTGTTTTAATAGATCTCCCAATGAATCTTCAGCGCGCTGATATCGAACCGGAGGAATTGCCAAGTTTTTTTAATAGCGAAGAGTATGAACTTCTTAGGCAAGGTACAGCATCGAAGACTATTGCAGAAGAAAAACTCAATGAAATTATTGATTTGATAAGTTTCTCAAAAAGACCACTCGTGTTAGCAGGTGGAGGGGTTCGAAGCGGTGGTGCTCAAGGAGAGTTGGAAAAATTTCTGAGTCTCACAGGAATTCCAATTGTTAGTTCGCTAATGGGACTAGATGTTGTTTCTACAGAGTACAATCGTAGCTTTGGTTTGATTGGTTCCTATGGGCACAGATATAGTAACTTAGCCGTGGCCAATTGTGATCTTTTAATTATACTGGGTTCGAGATTGGATAGTAGACAAACCGGTACTCGTCCAGACACATTTGCTAGAGCAGCTACCAAAATACACGTAGATATTGAAGCATGCGAGCTAAATGCTAAAGTACATGTGGACATTGCTATTACGGCTTCGATTAAAGTGTTTTTAACCGAGCTGAATATCAAACTAGCTAATTACAGAAAAAAACCTCTCGATTACTGGCTGAGCTTTATTAATGATCAAAAAAGCAAATATCCTACATTGTCATTTGTCTCTGAGGGTGTTGAGGTAGAACCAAATCAATTTATTGAGAAGTTATCTTTACAGGCAGGTCAAATTAATACAATTTGTTTGGACGTTGGACAACACCAAATGTGGGCCTCCCAGTCATTTAAGCTTTCTTCTGGTCAGAGATTATTAAATTCAGGGGGGATGGGAGCCATGGGATTTGCACTGCCTGCGGCTATCGGAGCTGCCCTATCCTCACAAAAAGAAGTCCTTGTCATAGCAGGAGACGGCGGTATTCAACTGAATATTCAAGAATTAGATACAATTGTGCGTCTTGATTTACCAGTAAAAATAGTTGTATTCAATAATCAATCACTTGGAATGGTTCGTCAATTCCAAGACTTGTATATGAATGGCCGGAAACAGTCTACGGTGAATCCGAATCCTGACTTTGGTCGCATCTTCCAAGCGTATGATATACCAAGCTTCTCAATTACATCAATGGACGAAATTGAGATAATGAAGGAGTTTTTTGATACCTCTGGGCCAGCTTTTTTGGAGGTCTTGTTGTCAAGCAACTCTGAAGTATATCCTAAATTGGTAGTTAACAGACCATTAGAAGACATGTTTCCATATTTAGATCGACAAGTACTTAAAGAGATTATGTTGATCGATTTGGTAGATGAAATTGATTTCTCTAGTTAA
- a CDS encoding NAD(P)-dependent oxidoreductase → MKVVITGPTGSIGMALIQLFLENNVEVLAICRKESTGIKYLPKSDLIKIVELNLAEYATANIQGHYDVFYHFAWNDSVGPERNNVDTQNSNISFTLDAVRLAKNFGCQMFIGAGSQAEYGRSSYPLTSKTATFPENSYGMAKLCAGQLSRILCNQLGIKHVWTRVLSVYGPYDDSQTMIIDTIRKMLLKENIVFTKGEQIWNFIYSKDAAKILYDLALKGLDGKVYCIGSKDTRPLKSFIEQMRDEVSPLQPLKFGGIPYAPNQVMHLSTDLAELEQDIGCIQETAFTDGIRETADYVKTEFGL, encoded by the coding sequence ATGAAGGTTGTAATTACAGGACCTACTGGCTCTATTGGAATGGCCCTAATTCAATTGTTCTTGGAGAACAACGTGGAAGTACTTGCTATATGTCGTAAAGAATCTACAGGCATTAAGTACCTCCCCAAAAGTGATTTAATCAAAATAGTTGAACTTAATTTAGCTGAATATGCAACAGCAAATATTCAGGGACATTATGATGTTTTTTATCATTTTGCGTGGAATGACAGCGTGGGTCCTGAACGTAATAACGTTGATACACAGAACAGCAATATTAGTTTCACATTAGACGCGGTACGTTTAGCAAAAAACTTTGGTTGCCAGATGTTTATTGGCGCTGGATCTCAAGCAGAATACGGAAGGTCATCTTATCCTCTTACTTCCAAGACCGCAACTTTTCCTGAGAATAGTTACGGTATGGCTAAGCTATGTGCAGGACAACTAAGTAGGATACTTTGTAATCAGTTAGGGATTAAACATGTCTGGACACGAGTGCTGAGTGTCTATGGTCCTTACGATGATAGCCAAACAATGATTATTGACACTATTAGAAAAATGTTGTTAAAAGAAAATATCGTTTTCACTAAAGGTGAGCAAATATGGAATTTTATTTACAGCAAAGATGCTGCGAAAATTTTATATGACTTAGCCTTAAAGGGACTGGATGGAAAAGTTTATTGTATAGGTAGTAAAGACACCCGTCCTTTAAAAAGTTTCATAGAGCAAATGAGAGATGAGGTTTCACCTTTACAGCCACTAAAGTTTGGTGGAATTCCTTATGCTCCCAACCAAGTGATGCATCTCTCAACCGACCTTGCTGAATTGGAACAAGATATCGGTTGTATCCAAGAAACAGCATTTACTGATGGGATTCGAGAAACAGCAGATTATGTGAAAACTGAATTTGGATTATGA
- a CDS encoding glycosyltransferase: MNDLELEKLVQFIQEGNAEQAVNKLYEIYEDVSNNPNHYSNENKHFFYKFFGEFLFESGEYHRAVSMFKLAQSIEHSDEIDSFILQAFIEPNIPEFEMNYIENLKALKKTVDGREFTNLSYYLIPTEFENRYYFYNKKTKEIMGDFTLFQTKTSAYKKNEFDSFSSYLYVEKFEIGNSLAAVSSVVKEHRECFVLIEEEDKFLATLQGGYNPKLNNLTLFFSYLEMKSFFEFHTNYIPRNIISFSTEIQKSQEYIQFIHNNRRMSLNKNRENILLSICIPSYNRGHRALENIIHLLSSKYDYELEVVVSNNGSQNTTAGFYKEIEACTDSRVTYSELKSNEGFYGNLVNVCKEASGRFILLLSDEDSVDLDILEKMVSFLRSEPNLALVKSSTTNQSEFEEITTSPGTESLYQFMLTSNYMSGIIFNKDLLVEKKVIENIEIIHSLGNEATLHYPHMCWELLMCQYGAVYSTSLKLINEGAPEKMEAENIKIIKKRGEVSQYATIESRLEQHRGFFEVMKSMEIFKDEEIIKKMYKKLCDKTFWLIYISLENFYKKFSSQEELLDIIDEVHLYCSDLHYLNHFKDYTEVNRSNEVWRETLKKYVLQLN, from the coding sequence ATGAATGATCTTGAGTTGGAGAAACTTGTACAGTTTATTCAAGAAGGAAATGCGGAGCAAGCGGTTAATAAACTCTATGAAATATATGAGGATGTTTCTAATAATCCCAACCACTATTCTAATGAAAATAAACACTTCTTTTATAAATTTTTTGGAGAGTTCTTATTCGAATCAGGAGAGTATCATCGGGCTGTATCAATGTTTAAACTGGCACAATCTATAGAACATTCTGATGAAATAGATTCGTTTATCCTGCAAGCGTTTATTGAACCCAACATTCCTGAATTTGAAATGAATTACATTGAGAACTTAAAGGCTTTAAAAAAAACAGTGGATGGAAGAGAGTTCACTAACTTATCGTACTATTTAATCCCTACAGAATTCGAAAATAGATATTATTTTTACAACAAAAAAACAAAAGAAATTATGGGCGATTTCACTTTATTTCAAACGAAAACTTCAGCATATAAAAAAAATGAATTTGATTCATTTTCTTCTTATTTGTATGTCGAAAAGTTTGAAATCGGAAACTCATTAGCTGCAGTGTCTTCAGTTGTCAAAGAGCATCGTGAGTGTTTTGTTCTTATAGAGGAGGAAGACAAATTCCTTGCAACCCTACAAGGTGGTTACAATCCAAAGCTAAATAACCTGACCCTATTTTTTTCCTATCTAGAAATGAAGAGTTTTTTTGAATTTCATACAAACTATATACCCAGAAACATAATAAGCTTCTCTACTGAAATACAAAAATCTCAGGAATATATTCAGTTTATTCATAATAATCGGAGAATGTCACTAAATAAGAATCGTGAGAACATTTTGCTAAGTATATGTATACCTTCATACAATAGAGGGCATAGGGCATTAGAAAACATAATTCATTTGCTGAGCAGTAAATATGACTATGAGCTAGAGGTGGTTGTTTCTAATAACGGATCTCAAAATACTACCGCGGGTTTTTACAAAGAAATAGAAGCCTGTACTGATAGCCGAGTTACATATTCTGAACTTAAATCGAATGAAGGGTTTTATGGGAATTTGGTGAATGTATGTAAGGAAGCGTCGGGAAGGTTCATACTTTTATTAAGTGATGAAGATTCGGTGGATTTGGATATATTGGAAAAAATGGTATCATTTCTGCGCTCAGAGCCTAATCTCGCTTTAGTTAAATCAAGTACAACTAACCAAAGTGAGTTTGAAGAAATTACAACCTCACCGGGGACAGAATCATTATATCAATTTATGCTAACTTCAAACTATATGTCAGGTATTATTTTCAATAAAGATTTACTTGTAGAAAAGAAAGTAATTGAAAATATTGAAATAATTCATTCATTAGGGAATGAGGCTACTTTGCATTATCCTCATATGTGCTGGGAGTTGCTAATGTGTCAATATGGAGCAGTTTACTCTACTTCATTGAAACTGATCAATGAAGGAGCACCAGAAAAAATGGAAGCAGAGAATATCAAGATAATTAAAAAACGTGGAGAAGTGTCACAATATGCAACTATTGAGAGTCGCTTGGAGCAACATCGTGGCTTCTTTGAAGTCATGAAATCTATGGAAATTTTTAAGGATGAAGAGATCATAAAAAAAATGTATAAAAAACTATGTGATAAGACATTTTGGTTGATATACATTTCTTTGGAGAATTTTTATAAAAAATTCTCTTCGCAAGAAGAACTTTTGGATATTATTGATGAGGTTCACCTGTATTGCTCTGATTTACATTATTTAAATCATTTTAAAGATTACACTGAGGTTAACAGGAGTAATGAAGTATGGCGTGAAACTCTGAAAAAATATGTATTACAACTTAACTGA
- a CDS encoding cold shock domain-containing protein, translated as MQGKVKWFNAEKGYGFIETEDGGDVFVHFSAIQSEGFKTLEEGQSVEFDIVEGARGPQAANVIKL; from the coding sequence ATGCAAGGTAAAGTAAAATGGTTCAACGCAGAAAAAGGTTACGGTTTCATTGAAACTGAAGACGGCGGCGACGTATTCGTACATTTCTCCGCAATTCAATCCGAAGGATTCAAAACTTTGGAAGAAGGTCAATCCGTAGAATTCGACATCGTCGAAGGCGCGCGTGGACCGCAAGCCGCTAACGTAATCAAATTATAA
- the hpf gene encoding ribosome hibernation-promoting factor, HPF/YfiA family has product MNLSIRGQQIEVTDALKDYVDKKLSRLEKYFDAPLNSDGAVTLSTTRGLHTVEVTIPLKGFVLRAEDESDDMYASIDSVVDKLERQIRKHKTKINRKFRQEGGLKTFFVEDPTGTVATAELDADTEDDDLEVVRTKRFMLKPMDVEEAILQMNMVGHNFFVFSNIENEEVSVVYKRNDGKYGLIEQG; this is encoded by the coding sequence ATGAATTTAAGTATTCGAGGTCAACAAATCGAGGTTACCGATGCTTTGAAGGATTATGTCGACAAAAAGTTGAGTAGACTCGAGAAGTATTTCGATGCACCCCTTAACTCTGACGGTGCTGTTACATTGAGCACGACGAGAGGCTTGCATACGGTAGAGGTGACGATCCCTTTGAAAGGCTTTGTGCTCCGTGCCGAGGATGAGAGCGACGATATGTACGCTTCCATTGACTCGGTGGTAGACAAGCTGGAACGTCAGATCCGTAAACACAAAACGAAAATTAACCGTAAGTTCCGCCAGGAAGGCGGCCTAAAAACTTTCTTCGTGGAAGATCCGACAGGCACAGTAGCTACTGCTGAACTGGATGCGGATACGGAAGACGATGACTTGGAAGTGGTACGGACCAAACGGTTTATGTTGAAACCGATGGACGTGGAAGAAGCTATTCTCCAAATGAACATGGTTGGCCACAATTTCTTTGTATTCTCGAACATCGAGAATGAAGAAGTCAGCGTGGTGTACAAACGGAACGATGGGAAATACGGTTTAATTGAACAAGGTTAA
- the secA gene encoding preprotein translocase subunit SecA has product MLGLVKKIFGDMNERDVKRLMKTVDVINKLEPQFQALSDEQLKSKTEEFRARIEKGETTDELLPEAFATVREASRRVLGKRHYDVQMLGGIALHEGRISEMKTGEGKTLVGTLPVYLNALMSKGVHVVTVNDYLAQRDSQEMGQIYEFMGMTVGVNLSGMDHALKQHAYACDITYGTNNEFGFDYLRDNMVLYKEQMVQRPLFFCIIDEVDSILVDEARTPLIISGQAQKSTDLYYAADRFVKRLVPEEDFTVDIKVKSVALTEAGVAKAEKAFGIENLYDHANVTLNHHIVQGLKANVIMRRDVDYVVSDEEVLIVDEFTGRLMAGRRYSDGLHQAIEAKEGIEVQNESMTLATITFQNYFRMYRKLAGMTGTAKTEEEEFKKIYGLEVLQIPTNRPNKRDDMADVVYKSIDGKFNAVVEEIVARHSKNQPVLVGTVSIENSERISDMLKRRGVRHQVLNAKYHAEEAEIISGAGQAGAVTIATNMAGRGTDIILGEGVAEVGGLHIIGTERHESRRIDNQLRGRAGRQGDPGSTQFYLSLGDELMRRFGADNVLNMMERLGFEEDQPIESRMITRAVESAQKRVEGNNFDVRKVVLQYDDVMNQQREIIYKQRREVLESENIKQIVMDMIKPSIERIVEAHCSDDIPENWELQEVADYMNSKLLDEGSVTKDDLWGKEAEEIIDYLFEKVQNKYNAREERIGEEMVREFEKVVVLRAVDSKWMDHIDAMDQLRQGIHLRAYGGTDPLREYQFEGFEMFHQMIASIQEEVATYVMRAQIESNQERQAVVDESQISTSGEPTEKRPVKVSDQIGRNDACPCGSGKKFKHCHGQE; this is encoded by the coding sequence ATGCTAGGACTTGTCAAAAAGATCTTCGGCGACATGAACGAACGTGATGTTAAACGTCTGATGAAGACAGTCGATGTGATCAATAAACTGGAACCACAATTTCAGGCTCTGTCTGATGAACAACTGAAATCCAAAACGGAGGAATTCCGTGCCCGCATTGAAAAGGGAGAAACAACAGATGAACTTCTTCCTGAAGCATTTGCAACCGTACGTGAGGCATCTCGCCGTGTACTGGGCAAACGTCACTATGACGTACAGATGCTCGGAGGCATTGCCTTGCATGAAGGCCGGATTTCAGAGATGAAGACGGGTGAAGGTAAGACACTGGTAGGAACACTCCCGGTATACCTGAATGCATTGATGTCCAAAGGTGTACACGTGGTAACGGTCAATGATTATTTGGCTCAACGGGATAGCCAGGAAATGGGACAAATTTATGAATTCATGGGCATGACGGTTGGGGTTAACCTGAGCGGTATGGACCATGCTTTGAAACAACATGCTTATGCATGTGATATTACGTACGGAACGAATAATGAATTTGGTTTTGACTATCTGCGTGATAACATGGTGTTATACAAAGAGCAGATGGTACAACGTCCATTGTTCTTCTGTATCATTGATGAAGTGGACTCCATTTTGGTCGATGAGGCACGTACGCCTTTGATCATTTCCGGACAAGCTCAGAAATCCACAGATCTGTACTATGCAGCTGACCGTTTCGTGAAGCGTCTGGTTCCAGAGGAAGACTTTACGGTGGACATCAAGGTGAAATCCGTAGCACTGACTGAAGCTGGTGTGGCGAAGGCAGAGAAAGCATTTGGTATCGAAAACTTGTATGATCATGCCAATGTTACGCTGAACCATCACATCGTACAGGGATTGAAAGCCAATGTAATCATGCGTCGTGACGTCGATTATGTGGTGAGTGATGAAGAAGTACTGATCGTCGATGAGTTCACAGGCCGTCTGATGGCAGGACGTCGTTATAGCGATGGATTGCACCAAGCGATCGAAGCCAAAGAAGGTATTGAAGTACAGAACGAGAGCATGACTCTTGCTACAATTACATTCCAGAACTATTTCCGGATGTACCGTAAGCTTGCGGGAATGACGGGTACAGCGAAGACCGAGGAAGAAGAGTTCAAAAAAATCTATGGTCTCGAAGTATTGCAGATTCCAACCAATCGTCCAAACAAACGGGATGATATGGCTGATGTGGTGTACAAGAGCATCGATGGCAAGTTCAACGCGGTTGTGGAAGAAATTGTGGCACGTCACAGCAAGAACCAACCGGTTCTGGTTGGTACGGTTTCTATCGAAAACTCCGAGCGTATTTCCGATATGTTGAAACGCCGTGGTGTCCGTCATCAGGTATTGAACGCCAAATATCATGCGGAAGAAGCGGAGATCATCTCAGGTGCGGGTCAGGCTGGTGCGGTTACGATTGCTACCAACATGGCAGGACGGGGTACGGATATTATCCTGGGTGAAGGCGTAGCTGAAGTGGGCGGCCTTCATATCATCGGTACAGAGCGTCATGAATCACGCCGGATTGATAACCAGCTGCGTGGACGTGCAGGACGTCAGGGTGACCCTGGTTCTACACAGTTCTACCTGTCACTTGGTGATGAGCTGATGAGACGTTTCGGTGCAGACAATGTACTGAACATGATGGAGCGTCTTGGTTTTGAAGAAGACCAACCGATTGAGAGCCGGATGATTACCCGTGCGGTAGAGTCGGCACAAAAACGGGTTGAAGGTAATAACTTTGACGTACGTAAAGTCGTTCTCCAATATGATGATGTCATGAACCAACAACGTGAAATTATATATAAACAACGCCGTGAGGTGCTTGAGTCCGAGAATATCAAACAGATCGTTATGGATATGATCAAGCCTTCCATTGAACGTATTGTGGAAGCTCATTGCAGTGACGATATTCCGGAAAACTGGGAGCTGCAGGAAGTTGCCGACTACATGAACAGCAAATTGCTGGATGAAGGCTCAGTAACGAAAGATGATCTGTGGGGCAAAGAAGCAGAAGAGATTATCGACTACCTGTTTGAGAAAGTTCAGAACAAGTACAATGCGCGTGAAGAGCGGATCGGTGAAGAGATGGTTCGTGAATTCGAGAAAGTGGTTGTACTCCGTGCAGTAGACAGCAAATGGATGGATCATATTGATGCGATGGATCAATTGCGTCAAGGTATCCACCTTCGTGCTTACGGCGGTACAGATCCGCTGCGTGAGTACCAGTTCGAAGGCTTCGAAATGTTCCATCAGATGATTGCTTCGATCCAGGAAGAAGTGGCAACCTATGTGATGAGAGCACAAATCGAGAGCAACCAGGAACGTCAAGCGGTTGTTGACGAAAGTCAGATCTCGACAAGCGGCGAACCTACAGAGAAACGTCCGGTAAAAGTGTCTGACCAAATCGGACGAAACGATGCTTGTCCATGTGGTAGCGGCAAAAAGTTCAAACACTGCCACGGTCAAGAGTAG
- the prfB gene encoding peptide chain release factor 2 (programmed frameshift): MIDPSVKQDLREIGKKLTNLRGSLDLDLKQEMIENFEVKMSAPDFWDDNDKAQSVIAELNAVKGSVDQYIKLQQDYDDAVMMAELADEEGDDDLAVEIGNSVTAIVSKVEEFELQLLLNQPYDKMNAILELHPGAGGTESQDWGQMLMRMYTRWAEKRGFKVEVLDYLAGDEAGIKSVTLSIKGHNAYGYLKAEKGVHRLVRISPFDSSGRRHTSFVSCDVVPEIDDTIELDIRTEDLKIDTYRASGAGGQHINTTDSAVRITHLPTGVVVTCQNERSQIKNRERAMTMLRSKLYERKIEEQKQQLDEIRGEQSDIAWGSQIRSYVFHPYSMVKDHRTSVETGNTGAVMDGDLDGFIDGYLRSQIKVDTD, encoded by the exons ATGATCGATCCAAGCGTGAAGCAGGACCTGCGTGAAATAGGCAAGAAACTAACAAATCTTAGGGGGTCTCTT GACTTAGATCTTAAGCAAGAGATGATTGAGAACTTCGAAGTGAAGATGTCCGCCCCGGATTTCTGGGATGATAATGATAAGGCACAATCCGTAATCGCTGAGCTGAACGCGGTGAAGGGATCTGTGGACCAATACATCAAGCTGCAGCAGGATTATGACGATGCGGTCATGATGGCAGAACTGGCTGACGAAGAAGGCGACGATGATCTGGCTGTGGAGATCGGCAACAGCGTGACAGCCATCGTGAGCAAGGTAGAAGAGTTCGAGCTACAGCTTCTCCTGAATCAGCCGTATGACAAGATGAATGCGATTCTGGAGCTTCATCCGGGTGCTGGTGGTACCGAGTCACAGGACTGGGGACAGATGCTGATGCGGATGTATACACGCTGGGCCGAGAAGCGTGGCTTCAAGGTTGAGGTGCTGGATTATCTGGCAGGAGATGAAGCAGGAATAAAGAGTGTCACGCTATCCATCAAGGGGCATAATGCTTATGGGTATCTGAAAGCCGAAAAGGGTGTGCACCGATTGGTGCGGATCTCACCTTTTGACTCCTCAGGACGCAGACATACTTCCTTCGTATCTTGTGACGTGGTGCCTGAGATTGATGACACGATTGAATTGGACATTCGGACAGAAGATCTCAAGATCGATACGTACCGTGCGAGCGGCGCGGGTGGACAGCATATCAATACCACCGACTCAGCTGTACGGATTACTCACCTTCCAACAGGTGTGGTTGTAACGTGCCAGAATGAACGGTCACAGATTAAGAACCGTGAGCGAGCGATGACGATGCTTCGTTCCAAATTGTATGAACGTAAAATTGAAGAACAAAAACAACAGCTGGACGAAATCCGAGGAGAACAGTCGGATATTGCGTGGGGTAGCCAGATTCGGTCCTATGTATTCCATCCCTATAGTATGGTAAAGGATCACCGTACGAGCGTAGAGACTGGAAACACAGGAGCAGTAATGGATGGCGACCTCGATGGATTCATCGATGGTTATTTGCGCAGCCAGATTAAAGTAGATACCGATTAA
- a CDS encoding YitT family protein, whose amino-acid sequence MQQQQPLHNNRKKRLTTLIPLNGPWRNVVDTVSIILGSFLIAVAFNLFLLPNQIASGGVSGLSILGKHWLGLEPAYTQWAINIPLLIAGFLLIGKQYGIRSVLGSIVLPLFVYLTKDWAIPTTNPLLGSLYGGIGVGLGIGIVYRGRGSTGGMSILARIVQKYSGLSYSLCVVMMDATVIIMAAFVLSLEQSLYALIGLYVTGKVIDAVEMGLGNSKVAYIISNQTEPITKVILDDLDRGLTKLEAKGGYTDDQRTVLMVVVGQNEVPRLKALIRSVDPGAFVIISNAHEVLGEGFKRGEF is encoded by the coding sequence ATGCAACAGCAACAGCCGTTACACAATAACCGCAAGAAGAGGCTAACCACGCTCATTCCCCTGAACGGCCCATGGAGAAACGTTGTAGATACCGTATCCATTATTTTAGGTTCGTTTTTGATTGCCGTGGCCTTTAATTTATTTTTACTTCCGAATCAGATTGCTTCAGGTGGGGTATCCGGGTTATCGATATTGGGCAAACATTGGCTGGGGCTTGAGCCGGCATACACCCAGTGGGCTATTAATATTCCGCTTCTGATCGCGGGTTTTCTCCTGATTGGCAAGCAGTATGGAATACGTTCTGTACTCGGCAGTATTGTACTGCCACTGTTTGTCTATCTCACGAAAGACTGGGCCATTCCAACAACGAATCCGCTGCTTGGTTCACTCTATGGCGGAATTGGGGTTGGACTTGGGATTGGAATCGTATATCGGGGTAGAGGCTCAACAGGGGGCATGAGCATTCTGGCTAGGATCGTACAAAAATATAGTGGACTAAGTTACTCTCTTTGCGTGGTGATGATGGATGCTACGGTCATTATTATGGCTGCTTTTGTATTGTCATTGGAGCAGTCGCTCTATGCTCTGATCGGGTTATACGTTACCGGTAAAGTTATTGATGCCGTCGAGATGGGCCTTGGTAACTCGAAGGTAGCTTACATTATTTCCAACCAGACCGAACCGATTACGAAGGTGATTCTGGATGATCTGGATCGCGGACTGACGAAGCTGGAGGCAAAAGGTGGCTACACCGACGATCAGCGAACCGTACTCATGGTGGTCGTTGGACAGAATGAGGTGCCTAGACTGAAAGCGTTGATCCGGTCCGTGGACCCGGGGGCTTTTGTCATTATTAGCAATGCGCATGAAGTACTCGGCGAAGGCTTTAAGCGTGGGGAATTTTAA